Proteins co-encoded in one Candidatus Bathyarchaeia archaeon genomic window:
- the sufD gene encoding Fe-S cluster assembly protein SufD, producing MGKSLASPTEGMIKEVSASFSEPQELSRERFLALDYFNKLPLEKSTLYTKYVDILSGLTLDSFEPGLPSHIKSTPQEIAHLVRERDEPTLSLQVDSQMVRTEIHGTLEKEGIIFSNIHSAIANNPELTRSHFTKAIPPDDDKFAALNNAFFTAGTFLYVPKGLNIKIPFRNIVLLKTRRQAAFTHNIIIAEEASKLSFLQEAYSKLDPSQQGSALYSEVTEVYLGEDAEVNFASLQNFEGDVHSTLNRRCVGQKDSRMNWTIGHIGGGTTRSRVESVMNGPGAAAEDVEIVFGSGAQRVDAVTDLTHRSTNTTGHVLARGVLRDTSRTIFKGMIRIEEGAKNSNSYLAEHAMILSKKARADAIPGLEIMTNEVKATHSGSVSQVDEEQIFYLMSRGLTQSEAQRMIIIGFLHPAVQRIPLKTVRAAIQYLIEEKWLGRGGQIPPSPEQLPEFEEEPEKESVSSDLFERHYKYR from the coding sequence ATGGGCAAATCGCTCGCTAGTCCCACGGAAGGCATGATCAAAGAAGTCTCAGCATCCTTCTCTGAACCCCAAGAGCTCAGTCGAGAAAGATTCCTTGCTCTCGACTATTTCAACAAGCTACCTCTGGAGAAGTCCACACTCTACACGAAGTATGTGGACATTCTATCCGGGCTTACGTTAGATTCGTTTGAACCTGGGCTGCCGTCTCACATCAAATCTACACCGCAGGAGATCGCCCATCTCGTCAGGGAGAGAGACGAGCCGACTCTATCTCTCCAAGTCGATTCTCAAATGGTCCGCACGGAAATTCACGGGACCCTGGAGAAAGAAGGAATCATATTCTCGAACATCCACTCAGCCATAGCCAACAACCCAGAGCTGACTCGAAGCCACTTTACCAAGGCGATTCCACCCGACGACGACAAATTCGCAGCTCTCAACAACGCCTTCTTCACCGCGGGCACATTCCTATACGTCCCGAAAGGGCTCAACATCAAAATCCCGTTCCGAAATATTGTCCTGCTCAAGACCCGCCGTCAAGCGGCATTCACCCACAACATCATTATCGCAGAAGAAGCCAGCAAGCTGAGCTTTCTTCAGGAAGCCTACTCAAAACTTGACCCCTCCCAACAGGGATCCGCACTCTACAGTGAGGTGACCGAAGTCTATCTCGGCGAAGATGCAGAGGTCAACTTCGCTAGCCTGCAAAACTTCGAAGGTGACGTTCATTCAACACTCAACAGACGATGCGTTGGCCAGAAGGATTCTCGCATGAACTGGACCATCGGCCACATTGGCGGTGGGACGACCCGCTCCAGAGTAGAGAGTGTCATGAACGGACCCGGGGCAGCCGCGGAGGACGTCGAAATCGTCTTCGGTTCGGGGGCTCAGCGAGTTGACGCAGTCACCGATCTTACCCACAGATCCACCAACACAACGGGACATGTGCTCGCACGGGGAGTGTTGCGAGACACGTCACGTACCATATTCAAGGGCATGATACGGATCGAAGAAGGAGCGAAGAACTCGAACTCATACCTTGCAGAACACGCAATGATCCTGAGCAAGAAAGCAAGGGCAGACGCCATACCGGGTCTAGAGATCATGACGAACGAGGTGAAGGCCACTCATTCAGGATCTGTAAGCCAGGTGGACGAGGAACAGATTTTCTATCTAATGTCTCGTGGCTTGACCCAGAGCGAAGCCCAGAGAATGATCATCATCGGATTCCTACACCCCGCTGTTCAACGGATACCTTTGAAGACAGTAAGAGCCGCTATACAATACCTCATCGAAGAGAAGTGGCTAGGAAGGGGCGGACAAATCCCTCCAAGCCCAGAACAACTACCGGAATTCGAAGAAGAACCCGAGAAAGAAAGCGTATCCTCCGATCTTTTCGAGAGGCACTACAAGTACCGGTAG
- a CDS encoding winged helix-turn-helix transcriptional regulator yields the protein MSYQLADEYFQRIHRIMSLLDDENVEIIGAMKKFGPRNLQSIARKSGVPYPTVYTRVNKLGSQGLLDTWTYPNLAKIGLARSMVLLTPSPGREVTASEALKIPGYWLWIARCTGECNGYYSQHAVPVENRQDFVQYLDQIVSSGLATGYRIFWLGDYHSHIPNFEYYDFKKRAWRFDWPGWLNLFTKGKVQNVPEEKESSKDDFDKNDLLILKELMKDARKKLSELSQLIGMTLPAAKYRFDNLARRGFLQDYVVQVLPYPPEISDLCEVRLDFGEHKAMMAKENLFKRLPFVLNYSRIKGTNSITIRIYLPRTEVNNLLTLLSALVRASAIDRFSYMLLDPMTIQSQTFHYKAFDDKSGWHYDNHEYLSALRKLASSIEKAETSPVTFQPAKSLTVTMM from the coding sequence TTGAGCTACCAGTTGGCAGACGAGTATTTCCAGCGAATACACCGGATAATGTCTCTCCTTGACGATGAGAATGTGGAGATCATTGGCGCGATGAAAAAGTTCGGACCTCGAAACCTTCAGTCAATCGCCCGAAAATCAGGCGTCCCATACCCAACCGTCTATACCCGCGTAAACAAGCTCGGTTCCCAAGGGCTGCTCGACACTTGGACATACCCCAATCTGGCCAAGATCGGATTGGCCCGCTCAATGGTTCTCCTGACGCCGTCCCCAGGTCGAGAGGTTACGGCTAGCGAAGCCCTGAAGATTCCTGGCTATTGGCTCTGGATCGCAAGATGCACGGGCGAATGCAACGGATACTACTCACAGCACGCCGTCCCTGTCGAGAACAGGCAAGACTTTGTACAGTATCTCGATCAGATTGTGTCATCGGGCCTCGCCACTGGTTATCGGATATTCTGGCTTGGCGACTACCACTCCCACATTCCAAATTTCGAATATTACGACTTCAAGAAGAGAGCTTGGCGATTCGACTGGCCTGGATGGCTGAACCTTTTCACAAAGGGCAAGGTGCAGAACGTTCCTGAGGAGAAGGAGTCGTCGAAGGATGATTTTGACAAGAATGATCTGTTAATTCTAAAGGAGCTAATGAAGGATGCTCGCAAGAAGCTCTCCGAACTGTCGCAGCTAATCGGGATGACGCTTCCAGCTGCCAAGTATCGGTTTGACAACCTTGCTCGTCGAGGATTCCTGCAAGACTACGTTGTCCAAGTCTTGCCCTACCCACCTGAGATATCGGATCTCTGCGAGGTTCGATTAGACTTTGGTGAACACAAAGCGATGATGGCGAAGGAGAACCTCTTCAAACGTCTACCCTTCGTGTTGAACTACTCACGAATCAAGGGCACCAACTCGATAACTATCAGAATCTACCTCCCCAGAACAGAGGTCAACAATCTCCTAACGCTGTTATCGGCTCTCGTCAGAGCAAGCGCAATCGATCGCTTCTCATACATGCTCTTGGATCCTATGACAATCCAGTCTCAGACATTCCACTACAAGGCGTTCGACGACAAGTCAGGATGGCACTACGACAACCACGAGTACCTTAGCGCTCTCCGAAAGCTTGCATCATCCATCGAAAAGGCGGAAACCTCCCCCGTAACCTTCCAGCCGGCGAAAAGCCTAACCGTTACGATGATGTAG
- the pyk gene encoding pyruvate kinase: MSRRVAATLTTKASTIATKIVCTIGPASDSSRVLTQLTQSGMDVARINFSHGTYEQHVRTIKTIRQVSQRLHRPIAILQDLPGPKLRVGKLTAEPLRLQRLDRITLTTKPTNAKSKIPIAYPDLPKAVRKGDTIFLADGTIRIEVLRTKRDGVEGRVINGGDLTSGKGVNLPRLRIRVPAITSDDKEHIKFGMENKVDIIAVSFVQKVDDIRAARKVAETSGRKIFVVAKIEKREAVDDLEAIVQEADGIMVARGDLGVELKLELVPIIQKRIIHESNRLGRPVITATQMLESMVSSPTPTRAEVTDVANAIIDGTDAVMLSEETAIGKYPVEAVQILGRVAEETERFLPKEISPQRRAWYEHGQADALALGACETALQVSASAIVAPTRTGRTARLVSKYRPPLPIIALTSHPEVQRQLLLSWRVQSLLTREFSTSEEIFREAEKTVVKMKLAKKGDRIVIIAGDPKGPSGKTEILKVQTIS; this comes from the coding sequence ATGAGCCGCCGGGTTGCCGCAACACTGACAACGAAAGCAAGCACTATTGCCACCAAGATAGTCTGTACAATAGGTCCTGCCTCAGACTCCTCCAGAGTGTTAACTCAACTGACACAGTCGGGGATGGACGTCGCACGCATCAATTTCTCACACGGGACCTATGAGCAACACGTTCGCACTATCAAGACGATTCGACAAGTTAGCCAGCGTCTTCATCGACCTATCGCCATACTCCAAGACCTTCCTGGACCAAAACTCCGAGTTGGCAAACTCACAGCCGAACCTCTCCGCCTACAAAGGCTCGATAGGATTACCTTGACGACCAAACCAACGAATGCCAAGTCGAAAATCCCAATCGCTTACCCCGACCTTCCCAAAGCCGTCAGGAAAGGCGATACAATATTCCTGGCCGATGGAACGATCAGGATCGAAGTCTTGCGAACCAAAAGGGACGGAGTCGAAGGACGAGTAATCAACGGTGGCGATCTGACTTCAGGAAAAGGAGTCAATCTTCCCCGACTTAGAATCAGAGTTCCTGCGATAACGAGCGATGACAAGGAACACATCAAGTTCGGAATGGAGAACAAAGTCGACATTATCGCAGTATCCTTTGTCCAGAAAGTTGACGACATCCGTGCAGCGAGGAAAGTCGCGGAGACCAGCGGGCGTAAGATCTTTGTCGTTGCCAAGATAGAGAAGCGGGAAGCAGTTGACGATCTCGAAGCGATCGTCCAGGAAGCGGACGGGATCATGGTTGCAAGGGGCGACCTTGGAGTAGAACTCAAACTCGAACTTGTCCCTATAATACAGAAAAGAATCATTCACGAGAGCAACAGGCTCGGAAGGCCGGTGATAACCGCCACCCAGATGCTCGAGTCAATGGTCTCCTCACCCACACCAACTAGAGCCGAAGTAACAGATGTCGCGAACGCGATCATAGATGGTACAGACGCGGTAATGCTGTCCGAAGAGACAGCGATAGGCAAGTATCCGGTCGAAGCAGTTCAGATTCTAGGAAGGGTCGCGGAAGAGACTGAGCGATTCCTTCCGAAGGAGATCTCACCTCAACGTCGAGCATGGTATGAACACGGTCAAGCCGACGCGCTAGCACTGGGTGCTTGCGAAACAGCGCTACAAGTCTCGGCTTCAGCGATCGTCGCGCCAACCCGTACTGGCCGGACCGCTCGTCTCGTCTCCAAATATCGACCTCCACTGCCAATTATTGCCCTGACATCTCATCCAGAAGTGCAACGGCAACTATTGCTCTCTTGGAGAGTTCAATCTCTGCTGACTAGGGAATTTAGTACTAGCGAGGAAATTTTCCGCGAAGCCGAGAAAACGGTGGTTAAGATGAAGCTTGCAAAGAAAGGCGACAGAATCGTCATAATTGCTGGGGACCCTAAGGGTCCCTCTGGCAAGACAGAGATTCTGAAGGTCCAGACGATAAGCTAG
- a CDS encoding non-heme iron oxygenase ferredoxin subunit → MGTLIKACSLSELPPGTMKGIEHEGKRILVVNLEGAISAWDGTCTHEEYDLSMGFLTGDSVTCSLHLSRFNLLTGEAVNPPAEKPLGRHQVKISNGEIFVEVE, encoded by the coding sequence TTGGGAACTCTCATCAAAGCGTGTTCCCTCTCAGAGCTCCCGCCCGGGACAATGAAGGGAATAGAGCATGAAGGCAAGAGAATCCTAGTTGTCAATCTTGAAGGAGCTATCTCTGCATGGGATGGAACATGTACACATGAAGAGTACGATCTTTCGATGGGCTTTCTCACCGGAGACAGCGTCACCTGTTCACTACACTTGTCACGTTTCAATCTACTAACCGGAGAAGCCGTTAATCCGCCCGCGGAGAAACCGCTTGGTAGACATCAAGTAAAGATATCCAATGGAGAAATCTTCGTCGAAGTAGAATGA
- a CDS encoding MscL family protein: MEKSTGKKKGFVKEFMDFLQTFGIIGLAIAFIIGAAASAVVNALVKDLINPLVGIFLPSGNLSSLNATVTSPVSQKPAAFLYGDFISQVLYFIIIAIVVFFLYKQLKRAGLAKM, from the coding sequence ATGGAGAAATCCACGGGGAAGAAGAAAGGATTTGTCAAGGAATTCATGGACTTTCTTCAGACCTTCGGAATCATCGGGCTTGCAATTGCCTTCATCATTGGCGCCGCAGCTTCCGCAGTCGTGAATGCACTGGTCAAAGATCTCATTAATCCGCTTGTCGGCATCTTCCTTCCCAGCGGCAACCTCTCTTCTCTGAACGCCACTGTCACATCTCCGGTCTCGCAGAAACCAGCCGCTTTCCTCTATGGAGACTTCATCTCACAAGTCCTCTACTTCATCATCATCGCCATAGTCGTCTTCTTCCTTTACAAACAGCTAAAGCGTGCAGGTCTGGCTAAGATGTAG
- a CDS encoding SUF system NifU family Fe-S cluster assembly protein translates to MSSIYSEIILDYYRHPRNKGTLPHPQIHARDTNPLCGDIVEMELELDEKNTVKDVKFNGQGCAISQASASMLTELVKGKTIDDARKISKEDVLSLIGGQLTAVRLKCALLSLKVLKTGVYNYIGSTDATNEELSGL, encoded by the coding sequence ATGAGCTCGATCTATTCCGAAATAATTCTCGACTATTATAGACATCCGAGAAACAAAGGGACACTCCCCCATCCTCAGATCCACGCCCGAGACACCAACCCGCTCTGCGGCGACATTGTCGAGATGGAACTTGAGCTAGATGAAAAAAACACGGTGAAAGATGTGAAGTTTAACGGCCAAGGCTGCGCAATAAGCCAGGCCTCAGCCTCCATGCTGACAGAATTGGTAAAAGGAAAAACAATCGATGATGCCCGCAAGATATCCAAAGAAGACGTCCTATCGTTGATAGGAGGACAGCTGACGGCTGTGAGATTGAAATGTGCCCTACTGTCTCTAAAAGTATTGAAGACAGGAGTCTACAACTACATCGGCTCAACCGATGCGACTAATGAAGAACTGTCAGGCCTCTAA
- a CDS encoding iron-sulfur cluster assembly accessory protein has protein sequence MAISITEKAAVKVQDYLKQVSDQSLALRIFVKAGGCAGYQFGLKLDKTSDSDVIEHRNGVNIVADPKSADLLGDAEIDYVETEMGGGFKFNFPESYLTCGCGHSFVPKGKEQATGARSPEEHHAHY, from the coding sequence ATGGCAATTAGTATAACCGAAAAAGCAGCGGTCAAGGTCCAAGACTACCTCAAACAAGTAAGCGACCAGTCACTCGCTCTCCGCATCTTCGTCAAAGCTGGCGGATGTGCGGGATACCAGTTCGGTCTGAAGCTAGACAAGACTAGTGACAGCGACGTTATCGAACACAGGAACGGGGTCAACATTGTAGCTGACCCAAAGAGCGCAGATCTCCTAGGAGATGCTGAGATCGACTATGTTGAAACGGAAATGGGTGGCGGCTTCAAGTTCAATTTCCCCGAAAGCTACCTCACCTGCGGCTGCGGCCACAGCTTCGTACCAAAAGGCAAGGAACAGGCCACAGGGGCTCGCAGTCCCGAAGAGCACCACGCGCACTACTAA
- a CDS encoding cysteine desulfurase: MHRKKRYDVDKVRHDFPILKRIINKRPLAYLDNAATTQKPRDVIDEVTRFYNEYNANVHRGVYKISEEATAAYEEARAKIARLINASSPNEIIFVRGTTEAINLVAQSWGRSNIGLGDGIILTEMEHHSNIVPWQLLATQKGAHLKYVGLTDDGHLVHEDFRIHLESGGIKLVAMTHVSNVLGTINPVREYIREAHKQGCRVLLDAAQSVPHIPVDVQDMDCDFLAFSGHKMCGPTGIGVLYAKKSVLEEMPPYHGGGEMIREVHLYESTWRDPPYRFEAGTTNIAGAIGLGKAVDYLSEIGLRNIQLHDQDLTEYAHDKLGKIKGVKIYGPENTNTKVGVISFNLGDVHAHDMATLLDEDGIAVRSGHHCAQPLMDRLGVTSTTRASFYIYNVKDEIDRLVGSVERAAGVFKV; encoded by the coding sequence ATTCATCGAAAGAAGCGATACGATGTCGACAAGGTCAGGCATGATTTTCCGATTCTCAAACGCATAATCAACAAAAGGCCGCTAGCCTATCTTGACAATGCGGCTACCACGCAGAAACCTCGAGATGTAATAGATGAAGTGACTCGTTTTTACAACGAGTACAACGCGAACGTTCATCGTGGAGTTTACAAGATCAGCGAAGAGGCAACCGCCGCCTATGAAGAGGCGCGAGCCAAAATTGCACGACTAATAAATGCCAGCAGTCCGAACGAGATCATTTTCGTCCGTGGAACGACTGAAGCAATCAACCTGGTTGCTCAATCCTGGGGCCGGTCAAACATCGGTCTCGGGGACGGAATCATCCTAACCGAGATGGAGCATCACAGCAACATCGTCCCATGGCAATTACTCGCAACTCAGAAAGGCGCACATCTGAAGTACGTGGGCCTAACTGATGATGGTCACCTTGTCCATGAGGACTTTCGCATACATCTGGAATCCGGCGGGATCAAGCTAGTTGCCATGACCCACGTCTCTAACGTTCTGGGAACAATTAATCCAGTTCGCGAGTATATCCGCGAGGCCCACAAGCAGGGTTGTCGGGTGCTTCTCGATGCCGCCCAATCTGTGCCGCATATACCCGTTGATGTTCAAGACATGGACTGTGACTTTCTTGCTTTCTCAGGCCATAAAATGTGTGGGCCAACCGGTATCGGAGTGTTATACGCCAAGAAGTCGGTTCTGGAAGAGATGCCCCCATATCATGGAGGAGGCGAAATGATCCGTGAAGTCCATCTTTACGAGTCGACGTGGAGGGATCCTCCGTATAGGTTTGAGGCGGGAACCACCAATATTGCGGGAGCCATTGGTTTGGGAAAGGCGGTAGACTACTTGTCGGAGATTGGGCTTCGGAACATTCAACTTCATGATCAGGACTTGACCGAGTATGCGCATGATAAGTTGGGAAAAATCAAAGGAGTCAAAATCTACGGTCCTGAGAATACGAATACAAAGGTCGGGGTGATAAGTTTCAATTTGGGAGACGTTCACGCCCACGACATGGCGACTCTGCTAGACGAAGACGGAATCGCCGTAAGGTCTGGGCATCACTGCGCACAGCCGTTGATGGATCGACTTGGTGTAACCTCTACTACCCGGGCCAGTTTCTACATCTACAATGTCAAGGACGAGATTGATCGACTAGTAGGATCCGTAGAGAGAGCAGCGGGAGTGTTCAAGGTATGA
- a CDS encoding MarC family protein produces the protein MSSLDVSLFDLLKATVALFVIVDPLGPVPIFAGLTKSMSIGEKRKVFRTAAVIGSVLLAIFALVGQEVLLLFGISLQSFQIAGGLVLLLLSIEIIFRGERFDKLALVTAEETAVFPIAFPLLVGPGAITLTLISIQTYGIVVALLAIVVVMLASWVVLRQTDRIYRMLGRTGSAVIARIMSLFIAAIAVQYILAGIQFYYPPH, from the coding sequence ATGAGTTCGCTCGATGTTTCTCTTTTCGATCTTCTGAAAGCAACCGTTGCTCTCTTCGTTATAGTGGACCCCTTGGGGCCCGTTCCGATTTTTGCCGGACTGACAAAATCAATGAGCATCGGTGAGAAGCGAAAGGTCTTCAGAACAGCTGCAGTAATCGGATCCGTGTTGCTTGCAATTTTCGCGCTCGTCGGTCAGGAAGTTCTATTATTGTTCGGGATATCGCTCCAGAGTTTCCAGATTGCAGGAGGGCTGGTTCTTCTGTTACTGTCGATTGAGATAATATTTCGGGGAGAACGATTCGATAAGCTAGCTCTTGTTACGGCGGAGGAGACTGCGGTTTTCCCAATAGCCTTCCCGCTCTTAGTGGGTCCTGGGGCGATAACCTTGACCCTGATCTCGATTCAGACATACGGAATAGTCGTAGCACTTCTTGCCATCGTAGTAGTCATGTTAGCTAGCTGGGTCGTTCTAAGACAGACCGATAGAATCTACCGCATGCTAGGCAGAACCGGTTCTGCTGTAATAGCCAGAATAATGTCGCTGTTCATCGCTGCCATAGCTGTGCAATACATTCTTGCCGGAATCCAGTTCTATTATCCTCCACACTGA
- a CDS encoding 50S ribosomal protein L18e, whose translation MRDHRPTNPEMLNTISYLKRAGRQHQAPLWLTVASFLGKSRRTRIVLNLGQVSRLAKAGDVIVVPGKVLGSGIPKEKLTIAAFKFSPRALVKIEKAGGRCIPLFRLIEENPQGTNVRLLR comes from the coding sequence ATGCGAGACCATCGACCTACCAATCCAGAAATGCTGAACACGATAAGTTATCTCAAACGTGCTGGCAGGCAACACCAAGCCCCCCTCTGGCTAACAGTCGCAAGCTTCCTGGGGAAGTCACGAAGAACTAGAATAGTTCTCAACCTAGGACAAGTGTCGAGACTTGCCAAGGCCGGAGATGTTATCGTTGTCCCAGGAAAGGTTCTGGGATCTGGAATACCGAAAGAAAAGCTTACGATAGCAGCCTTCAAGTTCTCGCCTAGAGCTCTTGTGAAGATTGAGAAAGCTGGAGGGAGATGTATTCCCTTGTTTCGGCTGATAGAAGAGAACCCTCAGGGTACGAACGTTAGGCTTCTCCGCTAG
- a CDS encoding MinD/ParA family protein, which translates to MTRSIAIHSYKGGTGKTTLTANIAVALALKGRRVGIMDMDLEGPGLHVFFDVDPNQVRFTMNDVLAGVAAPEAATIRLSEKLGFNHGEIFYCPASTRVAEIMRTLKTGYEVDMFENAVKRLQEHFGLHYLLIDTHPGIQHDTLLALGVCDHQLLVSRIDQQDIFGTGVMIEVSTTFEKPVHLILNLIPPRVREAEVAKFARTLSSHFAVDMAGWVPFSEEIIGSLSRTILTLKTPKDPIAARFRALAERVETFA; encoded by the coding sequence ATGACTAGAAGCATTGCGATACATTCCTACAAGGGAGGAACAGGCAAAACAACCCTCACCGCGAACATAGCGGTCGCCCTAGCGCTCAAAGGTCGGCGAGTCGGAATAATGGACATGGACCTCGAAGGACCAGGGCTTCACGTGTTCTTCGACGTCGACCCGAACCAGGTTCGGTTTACAATGAATGACGTTCTGGCGGGGGTAGCCGCACCTGAGGCGGCAACCATACGTTTGAGCGAGAAGCTGGGGTTCAACCATGGTGAAATATTCTATTGTCCAGCGAGCACCCGGGTGGCTGAGATCATGCGGACCCTCAAGACTGGGTATGAAGTGGACATGTTCGAGAACGCTGTCAAGAGGCTCCAAGAACACTTCGGGCTGCACTACCTCCTAATCGACACACATCCTGGAATCCAGCACGACACCTTACTAGCACTGGGGGTCTGCGACCACCAGCTACTAGTTTCAAGAATAGACCAGCAGGATATCTTTGGGACTGGTGTGATGATTGAGGTGTCAACTACGTTTGAAAAACCCGTTCATTTGATACTCAATCTGATACCGCCACGTGTGCGGGAGGCTGAGGTTGCCAAGTTCGCCAGAACGCTAAGCTCGCATTTTGCCGTAGATATGGCCGGATGGGTGCCATTCTCCGAAGAGATCATAGGCTCGCTCAGCAGAACCATCCTAACACTCAAGACCCCCAAGGATCCGATAGCTGCCCGATTTCGTGCGTTGGCGGAGAGAGTCGAAACATTCGCCTAG
- a CDS encoding winged helix-turn-helix transcriptional regulator, with the protein MSQIAPAEYLEKINRFVSFLDPGNIKIVTAMRKYGLRNLQLIANKTNIPRPTVHARVSKLEKEGLLRTWIHPDYAKLGLARAMVLLATKPGKELLAPEALRVPGYWLRLIRCMGEYNGHYSTHAIPFEKRWDFEQYLEKIVSSGIATEYRLLWLEEARSPLPDFSYYDPKKKTWTFDWPKWLEALATKPVQTPRKETSVSGTFDKKDLIILKELVKDGRIKLTKLAELLNMTVPAVKYRFDNLARSGFIREYVIDMLPFAPEISDLYEIILDFKSRDSLSQGEKLLSSLPMVMTLSRIEGINSLAVRMYLPRTQMNNLLTMLSALSRKGVLTGFTYVLLDPMTIRTQTFAYKSYDDNTGWHYDNLEYFEQLRKVSLAFEKEDGMQVTFQNMSVSIFQ; encoded by the coding sequence TTGAGCCAGATCGCCCCAGCGGAGTACTTGGAGAAGATCAATCGATTTGTCTCCTTCTTGGACCCTGGGAACATCAAGATTGTCACGGCAATGAGGAAATATGGCCTCCGAAACCTCCAACTCATAGCTAACAAGACGAACATTCCTCGGCCAACAGTCCACGCGAGAGTCTCCAAACTCGAGAAAGAAGGGCTTCTCCGAACCTGGATCCATCCCGACTACGCGAAGCTAGGGTTGGCGAGAGCGATGGTCCTACTTGCCACGAAACCAGGCAAGGAATTGCTTGCCCCTGAAGCGTTGCGAGTTCCCGGGTACTGGTTGAGACTCATTCGCTGTATGGGGGAGTACAACGGACACTACTCGACTCACGCGATTCCGTTCGAGAAACGCTGGGACTTTGAACAGTACCTTGAGAAGATTGTCTCATCGGGAATTGCCACGGAGTACCGTCTCCTCTGGCTAGAAGAAGCCAGATCACCGCTCCCAGATTTTAGCTACTATGACCCGAAGAAGAAGACATGGACATTTGATTGGCCAAAATGGCTCGAAGCGCTTGCAACCAAGCCCGTTCAGACTCCACGCAAGGAGACCTCTGTTTCCGGCACCTTTGACAAGAAAGACTTGATCATCTTGAAAGAGTTGGTCAAAGACGGCCGAATAAAACTGACCAAACTAGCTGAGCTGCTGAACATGACCGTCCCCGCGGTCAAGTATCGCTTCGACAATCTAGCCCGATCTGGATTCATACGAGAATACGTCATTGACATGCTGCCTTTCGCCCCCGAAATCTCCGACCTCTACGAAATAATTTTGGACTTCAAATCGAGAGATAGCCTATCTCAAGGGGAAAAGCTGCTGAGTAGTCTTCCAATGGTCATGACTCTTTCACGGATAGAAGGCATCAACTCCCTTGCCGTGAGGATGTATCTTCCACGGACCCAGATGAACAATCTTCTCACCATGCTCTCTGCCCTCTCCCGAAAAGGAGTACTTACAGGGTTCACCTATGTTCTCCTTGATCCTATGACTATCCGGACACAGACCTTCGCGTACAAGTCCTACGATGATAACACCGGTTGGCACTACGACAATCTAGAATACTTTGAACAGCTGAGAAAGGTGTCACTCGCCTTCGAGAAGGAGGACGGTATGCAGGTCACGTTCCAGAACATGTCTGTTTCTATCTTCCAGTAG
- the sufC gene encoding Fe-S cluster assembly ATPase SufC encodes MSQLEIKDLHASIEGKEILKGVDFQVKQGEIHAIMGPNGSGKSTLASTIMGHPKYKVTKGDISFDGQTLLNLAPDARARKGVFLAFQYPYEVPGVSLATFLRTAYNSVRQGGKKGDLGQEMVSVLEFRKLLKEKLKLLDMDDSFATRYLNEGFSGGEKKRCEILQLAVLQPKIAVLDETDSGLDIDSVKIVAEGVNKLVGPEMGVMIITHYQRILRYIKPNHVHILLDGRMVKSGGPELADVLEARGYDWVKKEVMS; translated from the coding sequence TTGAGTCAGCTAGAAATCAAGGATCTGCACGCTTCCATTGAAGGCAAAGAGATCCTGAAAGGGGTCGACTTCCAGGTCAAACAGGGCGAAATACACGCGATTATGGGACCAAACGGTTCGGGCAAGAGCACCCTCGCATCCACTATAATGGGACACCCGAAGTACAAGGTAACCAAAGGCGACATCAGCTTTGACGGACAAACACTCCTCAACCTAGCACCGGACGCACGAGCTAGGAAAGGCGTGTTTCTCGCATTCCAGTATCCATACGAAGTTCCCGGGGTGTCGCTCGCTACGTTCCTTCGAACAGCCTACAACTCAGTCAGGCAAGGAGGGAAGAAAGGAGACCTGGGCCAAGAGATGGTATCGGTACTCGAGTTCAGAAAGCTCTTGAAAGAAAAACTCAAGCTCCTGGATATGGACGACTCTTTCGCAACACGATACCTCAACGAAGGATTCTCCGGTGGAGAAAAGAAACGCTGCGAAATACTCCAACTGGCTGTTTTACAGCCGAAAATAGCCGTTCTGGACGAAACAGACTCCGGACTGGACATAGATTCGGTCAAAATAGTCGCAGAAGGCGTGAACAAGCTGGTAGGGCCCGAAATGGGAGTCATGATCATCACACACTACCAGAGAATCCTGCGATACATCAAACCCAACCACGTGCACATTCTCCTCGATGGTCGAATGGTCAAGTCGGGGGGACCAGAGCTCGCGGACGTTCTGGAGGCGAGGGGTTACGATTGGGTTAAAAAGGAAGTCATGAGCTAG